ACTTGAGGGGTGGGTCCCTGTACGGATAGGTGCGTTGCAAGCCATTGCGGGCGACCCCGGCAGAGGGTGATCGGGGGAACGGCTATGGGCCGGCGGACGGGACTGGAAGCATGGCCCGCGAACACTTCGAGGACGTCGAGGTCGGCGAGACACGAACGTTCGGCGAGCGCGAAGTAACACGCGAGGAGATCCTGGAGTTCGCCGAGCGCTACGACCCACAGCCGTTCCACACTGACGAGACGGCCGCCGCCGACTCCCTTTTCGGGGGACTCATCGCCAGCGGCTGGCACACCGCCGCGATGACGATGGAACTGCTCGTCACGAACGTCTTCACCGACTTGGCGGCCACGGGCGCACTCGGCGTCGACGAACTGCGCTGGCCCAGTCCCGTGCGTCCCGGCGACACCCTGACCGTGCACACCGAAGTCATCGACACCGAGCCGTGGAACGAGGAGTT
This region of Halococcus sediminicola genomic DNA includes:
- a CDS encoding MaoC family dehydratase, whose protein sequence is MAREHFEDVEVGETRTFGEREVTREEILEFAERYDPQPFHTDETAAADSLFGGLIASGWHTAAMTMELLVTNVFTDLAATGALGVDELRWPSPVRPGDTLTVHTEVIDTEPWNEELGLVRSRTTTLVDGDEVMSMVGLVLYERRER